A single uncultured Methanolobus sp. DNA region contains:
- a CDS encoding cupin domain-containing protein has translation MSDTNDLSESTIFPKGVELPDFLSKYFSGKVWVSMLVDRDNEFNCPIGNVTFEPGCINNWHKHPGGQILLVTGGRGYYQEEGKPAQELKTGDVVTIAPGVKHWHGAAHDSWFVHLSVETNVNAGSAEWLEPVADEEYNRLQ, from the coding sequence ATGAGCGATACAAATGATCTAAGCGAAAGTACAATTTTCCCGAAAGGAGTAGAACTTCCTGATTTTTTAAGCAAGTATTTTTCAGGTAAAGTTTGGGTCAGCATGCTGGTTGATAGGGATAATGAGTTCAATTGTCCCATTGGCAATGTAACATTCGAGCCAGGATGCATAAATAACTGGCATAAGCATCCCGGAGGTCAGATTCTGTTAGTAACAGGCGGACGCGGTTACTATCAGGAAGAAGGAAAGCCTGCACAGGAACTTAAAACTGGCGATGTAGTAACAATCGCTCCGGGTGTAAAGCACTGGCATGGTGCAGCACATGACAGCTGGTTCGTGCACCTTTCTGTTGAGACGAATGTCAATGCTGGTTCGGCAGAATGGCTGGAACCTGTAGCGGATGAAGAGTACAACAGACTGCAATAG
- a CDS encoding serine/threonine-protein kinase RIO2: MIDDVVKLFKELDSKDLRILAGIEIGMKHFEWVPVEEIMKFTRLPYSSLEYKIRSLIRDNMVIGTNNPYEGYQIYFDGYDALALNSLVKRGTISAIGDEIGVGKESVVHEAVKEPELSFGEPLGVILKFHREGRTSFKTVKRTRSHLEGKEHFSWIYAARLAAKREADIIKELYPDVSVPKLLDHNRHALVMDVAKGTLLYKTKLEDPEWFLNEILRQVALVYEKGYIHSDLSEYNIFVNENGVQFIDWPQYVEVSHPHAQELLERDVTNVLKHFKRKYKVDKDLKEIVADIMQG; encoded by the coding sequence ATGATAGACGACGTTGTGAAGTTATTCAAGGAACTGGACAGCAAAGACCTGCGTATACTTGCAGGTATCGAGATCGGTATGAAACACTTTGAATGGGTGCCTGTTGAAGAGATAATGAAATTTACACGCTTACCGTACTCATCTCTTGAGTACAAGATAAGATCACTCATACGGGACAACATGGTGATAGGTACCAACAACCCATACGAAGGTTACCAGATATACTTTGACGGTTATGATGCACTAGCACTTAACTCACTTGTAAAAAGAGGGACTATCAGCGCCATTGGTGATGAGATAGGCGTGGGGAAGGAATCTGTCGTACACGAAGCTGTTAAGGAGCCCGAGCTTTCTTTTGGTGAGCCTCTGGGCGTTATTCTCAAATTCCACAGGGAAGGAAGGACCAGTTTCAAGACCGTCAAAAGGACACGCTCACACCTTGAAGGCAAGGAACATTTCTCCTGGATATATGCTGCCAGGCTTGCTGCAAAGAGAGAAGCTGACATCATCAAAGAGCTCTACCCTGACGTATCAGTTCCTAAATTACTTGACCACAACCGCCATGCGCTTGTCATGGATGTTGCGAAGGGAACACTTCTCTACAAAACAAAACTTGAAGACCCTGAGTGGTTCCTGAATGAGATTCTCAGGCAGGTTGCTCTTGTATATGAAAAAGGTTACATTCATTCTGACCTCAGTGAATACAATATCTTTGTGAACGAGAACGGAGTTCAGTTCATTGACTGGCCACAGTATGTTGAAGTCAGTCACCCTCACGCACAGGAATTACTTGAAAGGGATGTAACTAACGTCCTGAAACATTTCAAACGCAAGTACAAGGTTGACAAAGACCTGAAAGAGATCGTTGCAGATATCATGCAGGGATGA
- a CDS encoding aldo/keto reductase, translating into MLYRKMPKNGDELSILGFGAMRLASKEDGSIDEERATRQVRDAIDHGVNYVDTAWPYHMGASEPFLGRALADGYREKVKVATKLPSWLIEKPEDMDKYLNAQLEKLNTDHIDYYLIHALVGDLWDNVEKLGVVDFLDRAKADGRIINAGFSFHGASEDFNRIVDAYDWDFCQIQYNYLDEKNQAGKKGLEYAASKGLGVVIMEPLRGGNLTKNVPRAVKDIWDEAPVKRTPAEWALRWVWNHPEVTVILSGMNEEEHIKENLMIAEQAHPDSLTEEELKLVKRVENKYRELMKVGCTSCQYCMPCPAGVNIPLCFEHYNNLALVDNPEAEKFMYAARLGGAVALGEPEFASQCIQCGQCLEKCPQHIDIPTVLASVVEELEGPDLEQRAAMAKEMFKQI; encoded by the coding sequence ATGTTATACAGAAAAATGCCAAAGAATGGAGACGAGCTTTCAATACTCGGTTTTGGAGCCATGCGCCTCGCCTCAAAAGAAGATGGCAGCATAGATGAGGAAAGAGCCACCAGACAGGTACGCGATGCAATCGACCATGGAGTGAACTATGTTGACACGGCCTGGCCATATCATATGGGAGCAAGCGAGCCGTTCCTGGGTCGTGCTCTTGCTGACGGATACCGCGAAAAGGTCAAAGTTGCAACAAAACTCCCATCCTGGCTTATAGAGAAACCTGAGGACATGGATAAGTACCTGAACGCTCAGCTTGAGAAACTTAACACCGACCATATTGACTACTATCTCATACACGCTCTTGTTGGCGACCTGTGGGACAATGTTGAAAAACTAGGTGTAGTTGATTTCCTTGACAGAGCAAAAGCTGACGGTCGAATCATTAATGCAGGTTTTTCTTTCCACGGAGCATCAGAGGATTTCAACCGCATAGTAGATGCTTATGACTGGGACTTCTGTCAGATCCAGTACAACTATCTGGATGAAAAGAACCAAGCAGGTAAAAAAGGTCTGGAATATGCGGCATCAAAAGGTCTTGGCGTTGTAATTATGGAGCCTCTTCGCGGAGGAAACCTTACAAAGAACGTGCCTCGGGCAGTTAAAGACATCTGGGATGAAGCACCGGTAAAGAGAACACCTGCAGAATGGGCTCTTCGCTGGGTATGGAACCACCCGGAAGTTACAGTGATCCTTTCCGGTATGAACGAGGAAGAACACATCAAAGAGAACCTCATGATCGCAGAACAGGCACACCCGGATTCACTGACCGAAGAGGAACTGAAGCTTGTAAAGAGAGTAGAGAACAAGTACCGCGAACTGATGAAAGTTGGCTGTACCAGTTGCCAGTATTGTATGCCATGTCCGGCAGGTGTGAATATACCTCTTTGTTTTGAGCATTATAACAATCTGGCATTGGTGGACAACCCAGAAGCGGAAAAGTTCATGTACGCTGCACGTCTGGGCGGAGCTGTGGCTCTGGGGGAACCTGAGTTTGCTTCCCAATGCATACAGTGTGGACAGTGCCTTGAGAAATGCCCACAGCACATCGACATACCAACTGTTCTTGCTTCTGTTGTGGAAGAACTGGAAGGACCAGACCTTGAGCAGAGAGCTGCCATGGCAAAGGAGATGTTCAAACAGATATAA
- a CDS encoding AAA family ATPase: MENNSDRFRMKLKSIILKGYKSIDNDGINIDFGDITVLLGANGAGKSNLISFFKLLNYMTTGSLQQFIGEQGYADSLLYYGSETTPRLQASIAFEKAESDKDTYDFVLSQASGGILIFTEESLTWQNKGKERPAKINLGAGHNESKLSDYIKKKDKHWKTSQFVFSLLRSCQVYQFHDTSSTAKIRNPGYVGDEQFLRSDAGNLAAFLYSMKNNELSEKYYLRIVRHIQRVLPQFGDFLLTPTQINQNYIRLDWKEKAKNYRFGPHQLSDGSLRFMALATLLLQPEKTLPNVIILDEPELGLHPYAISSLAGMIRTASKNCQIILATQSPKLVDEFNSNEIMIIERDDKKQRSTFNRLDENALQEWMERYSLSELWEKNVLGGRP; the protein is encoded by the coding sequence ATGGAAAACAATAGTGATAGATTTAGAATGAAACTAAAAAGCATCATACTTAAAGGGTATAAATCTATTGACAATGATGGAATCAATATCGACTTTGGAGATATTACCGTCCTTCTTGGTGCAAATGGAGCTGGAAAAAGTAATTTAATCTCTTTTTTCAAGCTTCTTAATTACATGACTACAGGAAGTCTGCAACAATTTATTGGTGAACAGGGTTATGCAGATTCTCTTTTGTATTATGGTTCTGAAACAACCCCACGTTTACAAGCATCAATTGCTTTTGAAAAGGCAGAAAGTGATAAAGATACATATGATTTTGTGTTATCACAGGCAAGTGGTGGAATCCTTATTTTTACAGAAGAATCTTTAACTTGGCAAAATAAAGGAAAAGAGCGTCCTGCTAAAATCAATTTAGGAGCAGGTCACAATGAAAGTAAATTATCAGATTATATTAAAAAAAAGGACAAACATTGGAAAACAAGTCAATTCGTGTTTAGTCTATTGCGTTCCTGTCAGGTATACCAATTTCATGATACATCCAGTACAGCTAAAATACGTAATCCAGGGTATGTAGGAGATGAACAATTCTTGCGTAGTGATGCAGGAAATCTAGCAGCATTTCTATATTCAATGAAAAACAATGAACTATCTGAAAAATATTATCTGCGTATTGTAAGACATATTCAGAGAGTTTTGCCGCAGTTTGGCGATTTTTTATTAACCCCTACACAAATTAATCAAAATTACATCAGACTTGACTGGAAAGAAAAAGCAAAAAATTATCGTTTTGGTCCACATCAACTTTCAGATGGTTCTTTGCGTTTCATGGCTTTGGCTACATTGTTACTACAGCCTGAAAAAACATTGCCAAATGTAATTATCCTTGATGAACCAGAACTAGGGCTTCATCCCTATGCCATCTCTTCTCTAGCAGGTATGATAAGAACTGCCTCTAAAAACTGTCAAATAATTCTTGCGACTCAATCTCCTAAACTAGTGGATGAATTCAATTCAAATGAAATAATGATTATCGAAAGAGATGATAAAAAACAGAGAAGTACATTTAATAGATTGGATGAAAATGCTTTGCAAGAATGGATGGAACGCTATAGTCTTTCTGAATTATGGGAGAAAAACGTGCTTGGTGGTCGTCCATGA
- a CDS encoding flavodoxin family protein gives MSKNVLILSASPRKGGNSDLLCDEFMLGAEEAGNQVEKIFVRDRAIAYCTGCGTCFTTKKCSIKDDMTEILDKMVAADVIVMATPVYFYTMNGQLKTLIDRTCARYTEISDKDFYFIVAAADPDVQAMERTLEGFRGFTSCLERPEEKGIIYGTGAWNIGDIKGSKAMDQAFEMGKAV, from the coding sequence ATGAGCAAAAATGTATTGATACTGTCCGCCAGCCCGAGGAAAGGCGGAAATTCCGATCTGCTATGCGACGAGTTCATGCTTGGAGCCGAAGAAGCAGGCAATCAGGTGGAGAAGATCTTTGTGAGAGACCGGGCAATCGCTTACTGTACAGGATGCGGAACCTGTTTCACTACTAAAAAATGTTCCATAAAGGACGATATGACTGAAATTCTGGACAAAATGGTCGCAGCAGACGTTATAGTAATGGCTACTCCTGTGTATTTCTACACAATGAATGGTCAGTTAAAGACTCTTATCGACCGTACCTGTGCCCGGTACACAGAGATCAGTGACAAGGATTTCTATTTCATTGTAGCCGCTGCTGACCCTGACGTACAGGCAATGGAAAGAACTCTGGAAGGATTCAGAGGATTTACTTCATGCCTTGAAAGACCTGAAGAAAAAGGGATCATCTATGGAACAGGAGCCTGGAACATAGGAGATATCAAGGGAAGCAAAGCAATGGACCAGGCTTTTGAAATGGGAAAAGCGGTTTGA
- a CDS encoding DUF4276 family protein gives MNLLRLHIIVEGYTEENFSKNVLCNHLAAFNISTDARAVMTSKDKRTNRVNRGGLSSYDKVKKDIKSWIREDNNSECRFTTMFDLYGLPRDFPGYEAAIKERDPYNKINILEGYFKDDIDDERFMPYIQLHEFESLIFACPEKLSIEYFDYENQIKKFEEMLREKDGNPELINDNVETAPSKRILKEIPEYDKATVGPIIVEDIGLPYLRDKCRHFNEWITALESLNHNLP, from the coding sequence ATGAATTTATTAAGGCTTCATATCATTGTTGAAGGATATACAGAGGAAAATTTTTCAAAAAATGTACTTTGTAATCATCTAGCTGCATTCAATATTTCTACTGATGCAAGAGCTGTGATGACTAGTAAGGATAAAAGAACAAACCGTGTAAATCGTGGTGGTTTGTCATCCTATGATAAAGTCAAAAAAGATATTAAATCATGGATAAGAGAAGATAATAATTCGGAATGTCGCTTTACAACTATGTTTGATTTATATGGTTTGCCTAGGGATTTTCCGGGTTATGAAGCCGCAATAAAAGAAAGAGACCCGTATAACAAAATAAATATCCTTGAAGGATATTTTAAAGATGACATTGATGATGAGCGATTCATGCCATATATTCAACTGCACGAATTTGAAAGTTTGATTTTTGCATGTCCTGAGAAACTTAGCATAGAGTACTTTGACTATGAAAACCAAATTAAAAAATTTGAAGAAATGCTGCGTGAAAAAGATGGAAATCCTGAATTAATTAACGATAATGTCGAAACAGCACCCTCTAAACGAATATTAAAAGAAATTCCAGAATATGACAAAGCAACTGTTGGACCTATAATAGTGGAAGATATCGGATTGCCTTATCTCCGAGATAAATGCAGACATTTTAATGAATGGATTACTGCTTTAGAATCACTTAATCATAATTTACCTTAA
- the larB gene encoding nickel pincer cofactor biosynthesis protein LarB, giving the protein MDLKNILTKLKNNEMDLETAESDIRSMGYVPVTDIAKIDIFRKHRTGIMEAILAEGKDPADVVKIAKAQVAASGRVLITRLNDGHREALKAGFSPEELEWDLHSKGAVAHNGTPAPRTGGVVAIITAGTADIDAAEEARMVAHEMGCDTIAIYDVGVAGFHRLVAEMQKLKDKKPDAIVVAAGREGTLPTVVSGLMDVPVIGLPVSTGYGAGAKGEAALLSMLQSCSVLSVVNIDAGFVAGSFAARIANRVAEARNSQ; this is encoded by the coding sequence ATGGATCTTAAAAACATTTTAACGAAACTGAAAAATAACGAGATGGATCTCGAAACTGCAGAATCGGACATCCGCTCCATGGGATATGTTCCCGTTACAGATATCGCAAAGATCGATATTTTCCGCAAGCATCGTACTGGAATAATGGAAGCCATCCTTGCAGAAGGAAAAGACCCTGCCGATGTGGTTAAAATCGCAAAGGCACAGGTAGCTGCAAGCGGAAGAGTTCTTATTACAAGGCTCAATGATGGTCACAGGGAAGCCCTGAAAGCCGGTTTCAGTCCTGAAGAACTTGAATGGGATCTTCATTCAAAGGGTGCTGTAGCCCACAATGGCACTCCTGCACCAAGGACAGGCGGAGTTGTTGCAATAATCACTGCCGGTACTGCTGATATTGATGCAGCCGAGGAAGCAAGAATGGTAGCTCATGAAATGGGCTGTGATACCATTGCTATCTATGACGTTGGAGTTGCAGGTTTCCACAGGCTTGTAGCCGAAATGCAGAAACTCAAAGACAAAAAACCGGATGCTATAGTAGTTGCAGCAGGAAGGGAAGGAACTCTTCCAACAGTAGTTTCAGGTCTTATGGATGTGCCTGTTATCGGACTGCCGGTTTCCACAGGTTACGGTGCTGGTGCAAAGGGCGAGGCTGCATTGCTTTCCATGCTGCAGTCGTGTTCCGTGCTTTCTGTTGTTAACATAGATGCAGGATTTGTTGCGGGTTCATTTGCTGCAAGAATAGCTAACAGAGTTGCTGAAGCAAGGAACAGTCAATGA
- a CDS encoding MBL fold metallo-hydrolase, which produces MFKLKKIALHSFILLVLFFAGIILFMNVAPAFGGNPTSEQKEAYEQLSNYADGHFVNELPTSTFVDSPDFPSANDSSGSEVVERDPSSPIPVETINWNLVESENDSLTWLGHSTYLLSIDDKKLLLDPMLSPVASPVSFVGINRYEYTEDIMLNILDEMPPIDAVFITHDHYDHMDYQSIVKLNSKVSHFFVPLGCGAHLIRWGIPEEKITELNWWEETEYQGLTVAFTPSRHGSGRDLFSIDTTLWGGWVILGSKNRIYTSGDGGYGPHFEKIGNQYGPFDITLMEGAQYDQRWAEIHMVPEQAVQANMDVNGETMMLMHWGAFTLANHAWNEPIERALEEANKREVNIIAPMIGETVLLDSDLQMSPTSWWDF; this is translated from the coding sequence ATGTTCAAACTCAAAAAGATAGCATTACATTCATTCATACTTTTGGTTCTGTTTTTTGCAGGAATCATATTGTTTATGAATGTAGCTCCGGCTTTTGGCGGGAATCCAACATCAGAACAAAAAGAAGCATATGAACAATTAAGCAACTATGCTGACGGACATTTTGTAAATGAATTACCCACAAGTACATTCGTAGATTCACCAGATTTTCCATCTGCAAATGATTCTTCAGGTTCCGAAGTCGTAGAACGTGATCCTTCAAGTCCGATTCCGGTTGAAACTATAAACTGGAATCTGGTGGAAAGTGAAAATGATAGTTTGACCTGGCTGGGACACTCCACTTACCTGCTTAGTATTGATGACAAAAAGCTATTGCTGGATCCTATGCTCAGTCCTGTTGCTTCTCCGGTTTCATTTGTGGGGATCAACAGATATGAATATACTGAAGATATCATGTTGAATATACTTGATGAAATGCCGCCAATTGATGCAGTTTTCATTACACATGACCATTACGATCACATGGACTACCAGTCTATCGTTAAACTGAACAGCAAAGTATCTCATTTCTTTGTTCCTCTTGGATGTGGTGCTCATCTGATTCGATGGGGCATCCCGGAAGAGAAGATCACAGAACTCAACTGGTGGGAAGAAACGGAGTATCAGGGTTTGACTGTTGCTTTTACACCATCAAGACATGGTTCCGGAAGAGACCTGTTCAGCATTGATACTACATTATGGGGCGGATGGGTAATTCTGGGAAGCAAAAACCGAATCTATACCAGTGGTGACGGAGGATACGGTCCACACTTTGAGAAGATTGGAAACCAATACGGACCTTTTGATATTACATTGATGGAAGGTGCTCAATATGATCAGAGATGGGCAGAGATCCATATGGTTCCGGAACAGGCAGTACAGGCCAATATGGATGTGAACGGTGAGACCATGATGCTGATGCATTGGGGAGCATTTACACTGGCTAACCATGCCTGGAATGAACCAATAGAAAGGGCGCTTGAAGAAGCAAACAAAAGAGAAGTGAACATAATTGCACCAATGATCGGTGAGACAGTTCTGTTAGATTCAGACTTGCAAATGTCTCCTACTTCGTGGTGGGATTTCTGA
- a CDS encoding TetR/AcrR family transcriptional regulator — MKKQVEDKKAALLEAALKLFTERGFHGTSTAQISKEAGVATGTLFNYFPTKEDLINALYFDVKGKLSRSMGKDVQSQDSFEGKLRKMWYNLVEWGLDNQDEFLFVGQFCSSPYITNHTREVVMEEYVFFHDLVKEGLANGEFRDYPEGMIISMFYQSSRTIVEYILYSQPQDRNKAIEDGFLVIWEGLAKK, encoded by the coding sequence ATGAAAAAACAGGTTGAAGACAAGAAAGCAGCCCTTTTGGAAGCAGCCCTGAAGCTCTTTACTGAAAGAGGTTTCCACGGAACATCCACCGCCCAGATTTCAAAAGAAGCAGGAGTGGCCACAGGCACATTATTCAATTATTTCCCTACCAAAGAGGATCTCATCAATGCCCTGTATTTCGACGTTAAAGGGAAATTGAGTCGCAGCATGGGAAAAGATGTCCAGTCACAGGACTCTTTTGAGGGAAAACTAAGGAAAATGTGGTACAACCTTGTAGAATGGGGACTGGATAACCAGGATGAGTTCCTTTTTGTCGGACAGTTCTGTTCTTCTCCTTACATCACAAACCATACCCGTGAAGTCGTTATGGAGGAGTATGTTTTTTTCCATGATCTTGTTAAGGAAGGATTGGCAAACGGCGAGTTCAGAGATTACCCAGAGGGCATGATCATTTCAATGTTCTATCAGTCAAGCAGGACGATAGTGGAATATATTCTTTATTCACAACCACAGGACAGAAATAAAGCCATAGAAGATGGATTTCTGGTTATCTGGGAGGGGCTGGCCAAAAAATAA
- a CDS encoding flavodoxin family protein produces MKVLLVNGSPHEKGCTYTALMEVANTLKDEGIDSEIYWIGIKPLTGCTACKSCARTGKCAFNDKVNEFLDIAQNADGFIFGSPVHYAAATGAITSFMDCAFYTNLLGGRNAFYLKPAAAVLSARRAGTTATLDQLNKYFTISEMPIVSSRYWNMVHGAKPEDVKKDLEGLQTMRVLARNMAWFLKCKEAGIKAGVPFPMKEESIFTNFIRD; encoded by the coding sequence ATGAAGGTATTATTGGTAAACGGAAGTCCGCATGAGAAAGGTTGCACCTATACCGCTCTTATGGAAGTAGCGAACACTCTTAAAGATGAAGGTATCGACTCCGAGATATATTGGATCGGAATAAAACCACTTACCGGCTGTACTGCCTGTAAGAGCTGTGCCAGAACAGGAAAGTGTGCATTTAACGATAAAGTCAACGAGTTTCTTGACATTGCCCAAAATGCTGATGGATTCATTTTCGGCTCCCCGGTGCATTATGCAGCCGCTACCGGCGCGATCACATCCTTTATGGACTGTGCTTTCTACACGAATTTGCTAGGAGGAAGAAATGCTTTTTACCTGAAACCTGCAGCAGCAGTCCTCTCTGCACGCAGAGCAGGAACCACAGCAACACTTGACCAGCTTAATAAGTACTTCACCATCTCTGAAATGCCCATAGTTTCATCCAGATACTGGAACATGGTCCACGGAGCAAAGCCAGAGGATGTGAAAAAGGATCTTGAAGGATTGCAGACCATGCGTGTGCTTGCACGGAATATGGCATGGTTCCTGAAATGCAAGGAAGCTGGCATTAAAGCTGGAGTACCGTTCCCGATGAAGGAAGAGAGTATCTTTACAAACTTCATCAGGGATTGA
- a CDS encoding flavodoxin → MTNFNEKKCLIAYYSRKGNNYVSGKIVNLPVGNTKLVGDMIRDITGGGDIYQIDTVKPYPKDYAATTNIAKKELNENARPQLSSHVENMESYDVIFLGYPNWWGTMPMPVFTFLEEYDLSGKVIVPFCTHEGSGMGRSESDIEKLCPEATILKGLAIHGSRVSAAKKDIENWLSKLGITSHRDD, encoded by the coding sequence ATGACTAATTTCAATGAAAAGAAATGTCTGATAGCATATTATTCCCGTAAAGGGAATAATTATGTCAGCGGAAAGATCGTGAATCTGCCTGTAGGTAATACAAAATTAGTAGGCGACATGATCCGGGATATAACAGGAGGAGGCGACATTTATCAGATCGACACTGTAAAACCTTATCCTAAAGATTATGCTGCTACTACGAACATAGCAAAAAAAGAGTTGAATGAAAATGCCAGACCGCAGCTTTCCAGCCATGTAGAGAACATGGAGTCGTATGACGTGATCTTCCTGGGTTATCCTAACTGGTGGGGAACCATGCCAATGCCGGTGTTCACATTCCTGGAAGAATACGACCTTTCCGGAAAAGTCATTGTCCCGTTCTGCACACATGAAGGAAGCGGAATGGGACGCAGTGAAAGTGATATTGAGAAGCTCTGTCCTGAAGCAACAATTTTGAAAGGACTTGCGATTCATGGTTCACGTGTGAGTGCTGCAAAAAAAGATATTGAAAACTGGTTAAGCAAACTTGGTATAACTTCACACAGGGATGATTAA
- the larC gene encoding nickel pincer cofactor biosynthesis protein LarC, translating into MKSLIFDPFSGAAGDMILGSLIDLGADAAKICETIESAVDVKVSVDRANKRGISATDVKIHVANEEHSRHYHELVDIIKSAGLHPQVEKSALDVFAIMAEAESKVHGESIETIHFHEVGQNDALADVIGSCAAIHEIGAEAIFCTPVNVGGGKVKAAHGLMAVPAPATLEILRSGNLHSYGSGKRELLTPTGAALLSYFSKPIDDLPKGKVLSIGYGAGDADTEDPNVLRSMLVEMDDILTKDQIEVLETNVDDVTGEVLGNLFDKLLAAGARDVAITPTIMKKGRSGHIIKVITKSQNSERVAREIMKETGTLGIRVIPTVHRFVADRRMDEVNIRLKGEEFTSAVKIAQDKTGEVLHISAEYEDCRKIADKVGLPLKEVIRRVEEEAWGKFG; encoded by the coding sequence ATGAAATCCCTAATATTTGACCCATTCTCCGGTGCTGCCGGTGATATGATACTGGGAAGCCTCATTGACCTTGGAGCAGATGCTGCAAAGATATGCGAAACTATCGAATCCGCAGTTGATGTGAAAGTATCTGTTGACAGAGCCAATAAGAGAGGCATATCTGCCACCGATGTTAAGATCCATGTAGCAAATGAGGAACATTCCAGACATTATCACGAACTTGTGGATATTATCAAGTCAGCAGGACTTCATCCGCAGGTGGAAAAGAGCGCTCTTGATGTGTTTGCCATTATGGCTGAAGCCGAGTCAAAAGTACACGGCGAGTCAATTGAAACAATTCATTTCCATGAAGTCGGACAGAACGACGCACTTGCAGATGTTATCGGTTCCTGTGCAGCGATCCATGAGATTGGCGCTGAAGCAATATTCTGCACACCTGTGAACGTTGGCGGCGGAAAAGTAAAGGCTGCACACGGACTTATGGCCGTTCCGGCACCTGCAACACTGGAGATCCTGCGCTCAGGAAATCTTCATTCTTATGGTTCCGGCAAGAGAGAACTTCTCACACCAACCGGCGCTGCTTTATTATCTTATTTTTCAAAGCCCATTGATGACCTGCCAAAAGGAAAGGTTCTTTCAATAGGCTACGGAGCAGGTGATGCTGATACAGAAGACCCGAATGTCCTCAGAAGCATGCTGGTTGAAATGGATGACATTCTAACTAAAGACCAGATTGAAGTTCTGGAAACCAATGTTGACGATGTTACCGGAGAGGTTCTTGGAAACCTGTTCGACAAACTTCTCGCAGCAGGTGCAAGGGATGTTGCCATAACACCAACTATCATGAAGAAAGGCAGGTCAGGTCATATTATCAAAGTTATCACAAAATCCCAGAACAGTGAACGTGTCGCCAGGGAGATAATGAAAGAGACCGGCACACTTGGAATTCGTGTTATTCCAACAGTGCATCGTTTTGTAGCTGACCGCAGGATGGATGAAGTTAACATCCGGCTTAAAGGTGAGGAATTTACTAGTGCAGTGAAGATAGCACAGGATAAAACAGGTGAAGTATTGCATATTTCTGCGGAGTATGAGGACTGCCGGAAAATTGCTGATAAGGTAGGGCTGCCACTTAAAGAAGTGATTCGCAGGGTTGAGGAAGAGGCGTGGGGGAAGTTTGGATAA